The following are encoded together in the Deltaproteobacteria bacterium genome:
- the speE gene encoding polyamine aminopropyltransferase: MDLWFQDSIEFGHGCSLHIRIKNVLYHARSDFQEIVIFETEKLGRMLVIDGITMLTEYDEHAYHEMIVHVPLLLHPKPSRVLVIGGGDGGTVREVVKHAEVESVHVCEIDRQVVESCRRYLPSLASSFDDPRVEVFYEDGARFVKEHPDSYDIIIVDSTDPLGPGQILFQRPFYEDMKQCLRGQGIAVTQCESIYLHEDVIRGVHSFAKELFPKTGYYYTLVPTYPSGTIGFYFCSLGRDPLEDIDEERALRLPGLKYYTPQVHRSAFTLPLFAARFLE, from the coding sequence TCGAGTTCGGGCACGGATGCAGTCTTCACATCAGGATCAAAAACGTCCTCTATCATGCCCGTTCCGATTTCCAGGAGATCGTAATCTTTGAAACCGAAAAGCTTGGAAGGATGCTCGTCATCGATGGGATTACCATGCTCACGGAATACGACGAGCACGCTTACCATGAAATGATCGTCCACGTTCCCCTCCTGCTGCACCCGAAACCTTCAAGGGTACTGGTCATCGGCGGGGGGGACGGCGGCACCGTAAGGGAGGTCGTCAAACATGCAGAGGTGGAGTCCGTCCATGTATGTGAAATAGACAGACAGGTGGTCGAATCCTGCCGCCGTTACTTGCCTTCCCTGGCCTCCTCTTTTGATGACCCCCGGGTTGAGGTCTTTTATGAAGACGGCGCCCGTTTCGTGAAGGAACATCCAGACTCTTACGATATCATCATCGTTGATTCGACCGATCCCCTTGGGCCCGGCCAGATCTTATTCCAGAGACCCTTTTACGAGGACATGAAGCAATGCTTGAGGGGGCAGGGTATTGCAGTCACCCAATGTGAATCCATTTACCTCCATGAAGACGTCATCCGCGGGGTTCACTCCTTTGCGAAAGAACTCTTCCCCAAGACGGGATACTATTACACCCTTGTCCCCACTTACCCGAGCGGGACCATAGGGTTCTACTTCTGTTCTCTCGGGCGGGATCCATTAGAGGATATCGACGAAGAAAGGGCTTTGCGGCTTCCGGGGCTGAAGTATTATACTCCACAAGTCCACCGCTCCGCCTTCACCTTGCCCCTTTTCGCCGCCCGGTTTCTGGAATAA
- the nadC gene encoding carboxylating nicotinate-nucleotide diphosphorylase, translating to MNDFSFSLDPLLRRVLEEDIGPGDITTEALIEPDSQGSAILIAKEELVLAGLKVFNRVFELLSPDIRMEPYHRDGDRVQGGEKVCRLKGGIRGILMGERTALNLLQRMSGIATLTHRFVERAGSSKVRVTDTRKTVPGLRYLDKYAVRMGGGYNHRMGLYDGVLIKDNHIAAAGSIGRAVELARAGIPHTLKIEVEVEDLAGLKEAIQAGADAVLLDNMSVEQMREAVKIAGGKVLVEASGGIDLDSIGEVAGTGVDIISVGALTHSVRAVDLSLELEQVAS from the coding sequence ATGAATGATTTTTCCTTTTCATTGGACCCCCTTCTCCGAAGGGTTCTCGAGGAGGATATCGGTCCCGGGGATATCACCACGGAGGCCTTGATCGAACCCGATTCACAGGGAAGCGCTATTCTCATCGCCAAGGAGGAATTGGTACTGGCGGGGTTGAAAGTCTTTAACCGGGTCTTCGAACTCTTGTCTCCCGACATTCGGATGGAGCCCTATCACCGAGACGGGGATCGGGTTCAGGGGGGCGAGAAAGTCTGCCGGCTCAAGGGTGGGATCCGGGGTATCCTTATGGGAGAGCGCACGGCCTTGAACCTGTTGCAGCGAATGAGCGGAATCGCCACCTTGACGCACCGTTTCGTGGAAAGAGCCGGTTCTTCGAAGGTCAGGGTGACGGACACCCGGAAGACAGTCCCGGGCCTGCGGTATCTGGACAAGTATGCCGTCAGGATGGGAGGCGGGTATAATCACCGCATGGGCCTCTATGACGGCGTCCTGATCAAGGACAACCATATCGCCGCCGCGGGCTCCATCGGGCGTGCAGTGGAACTGGCCAGGGCCGGGATACCCCATACCCTGAAAATTGAGGTCGAGGTGGAAGACCTGGCGGGACTCAAGGAGGCCATTCAGGCGGGTGCGGACGCCGTGCTCCTGGACAACATGAGTGTCGAACAGATGAGGGAGGCCGTCAAGATCGCGGGGGGAAAGGTCCTTGTCGAGGCATCTGGAGGAATCGACCTTGATTCCATTGGGGAAGTGGCCGGGACCGGGGTGGATATCATCTCGGTCGGGGCCCTGACCCATTCGGTCCGGGCTGTGGATTTGAGCTTGGAGTTGGAGCAGGTTGCTTCCTGA